GGGCCTCGGCGACGCCTACTACGAACCCGACGTGAAGTGGGACGTGCACTTCACCTCGTCCGGCACATACGTGCACTCGGCCCCCTGGTCGGTGGGCGCGCAAGGCCATGAGAACGTCTCCCACGGCTGCGTGAACACCAACCCGGCCGACGCGCAGTGGTTCTACGAGAACACGCTGCCGGGCGACATCATCAAGGTCGTCGGATCCCCGCGGACCGCGGCCCTGGGCAACGGATTCAACGACTGGCAGCTGTCCTGGGCCGACTGGCAGGGCAAGTCCGCGCTGTCGAACTCCTGAGCAGACCCCGGAAACGCACCGGCGCCCCGGACCGTCACGACGGTCCGGGGCGCCGGCTGTGTTGCCAGGTCGGTACTTTGTCTCAGATCAGAGCAGATCAGATCAGAGCAGGGAGGCCGACAGCGCCTGGGTCAGCGCGCCGTTGCTGGTGTCCCCGTCCAGCGACCACACCGAGGCGCCGCGCAGGCCGGCCAGGTCGATGTACAGGCCCTTCTCTGCGATCGTGGTGGGGTTGTCGTAGGAGTAGAAGGTCTGCGACGCCGGGTCGTACTTCCAGACGGACGCCGTCACCGGGTCGTAGTGCACGGTGCCGGGCGCGTCGACGACGGCCTTGTAGCCTTCCTGGTCCGACGCCGCGGCACCGGTGGCCGGCTGGTAGAGGCCGTTGTTCGTGGCACTCACACCCGCCCACGCGTGCGCGTAGTACGGGATCTCCAGCGCGATCTTGTCAGCCGGCACGCCGTGGCTCTCGTAGTACTGCACCGTCTGCACGATGGAGAACTTGTCGTTCGAGGCCTGCGGGTCCTTGGGGTCCGGCAGCAGGTTCTGGGTGAAGTCGGTCTGGTTCTCCCAGCCGCCGTGGAAGTCCACCGTCATGACGTTGAGCCAGTCGGCCGTCTTCGCGACCGGGGCCAGCTGCAGCTGCTGGGCGTTCGTGTACTGATTCGGCGAGACGTCGGCGGTCAGCACGTAGTGCTCGCCGTTGGCCTTGCCGGCCTGGTCCATCGAGGTGCGGAAGGTCTGCATCAGCGCGGTGAAGTCGGGGGTGTCCTGCGGGCCGTACGGGTTGTTGTTGCCGACCTCGTTCGGGTACTCCCAGTCCAGGTCGATACCGTCGAAGATGCCCTTGGCCGCGCCCGGGGCCAGGCCCGGGATGTTGCCGTTGAGGTACTGGTCGACGCAGGAGTCGACGAAGGCCTGCCGCCCGGCGGCGGTGGAGGCCAGCGCGGAGAACTGGTTCGACCAGGACCAGCCGCCGATGGACATCACGATCTTGAGGTTCGGGTACTTCGCCTTCAGCTCCTTGAGCTGGTTGAAGTTGCCCGCCAGCGCCTGCGTGGAGGTGTCGGCCACCCCGTTGACCGCCTCATCGGCGGAGAACGGCCGCTGGTAGTCGGCCCACGAGTCGCCCGAGGTGCACAGGCCGTCGGCGGAGACCGAGGAGAAGGCGTAGTTGATCTCGGTGAGCTTGCTCGCAGCTCCGTCCGAGATCAGGTTCTTCTCCAGGAAGCCGCTGTAGATGCTCCACTGGGTGAAGAAGCCGATGGCCACCTTGCCATTGCCCGTGCTGTGGGCTGGACCCGACGAGGCCTGGGCGGCGGCGCTCGGCAGCGCCGTCGCGGCGACCGTGGCCGCGGCGACGAGCAGTGTTCTCATTCTCAGGGTGCGCATTGCTCTCCTTGTGACGGAGCGAGCCGGGCCAGGAGCGGCCAGAGTGGACTAGACCATGCGTCTGTAGCCGAAAGGTATAGTCCAATTTCTGCGCCAGGACAAGAGCCTGGCTTTCACCAGGCCCTCCTCTTCGTGCATGTGCGCGTCCGGAGCAGGTCTGTCCGGTTCGGTGCTTCTTGCGTGCCGCCTCAGCGCGTCAGTTCTTCAGTGCTTCAGTGCTTCAGTGCTTCCCGCGACGGCGCGGCAGTGAACGGATCGGACGGCGCATCACCAGTCCGGCGCCCAGCAGGAAGAACCCGCCGACCGCCAGCGCCACTCCCTCGTCCCGGCGGCTGATCTCCGCCGCCGCCAGATCCGCGGCCGTCAGTGCCTGGACGGCTGGCTTCGCGGAGCTCGATGCGCTCGCGCTCGCCGACGCGGAGAGCGACCCCGAGGCGGCCAGGCCGGCCGGCTGGAGCGTGGAGACGCCGGGCGGGTCCACCTCCGAGCCCTCGCTCGCCAGCAGTGAGTAGCTCTGGCCGGTCGGCAGGGTCGGCAGCGCCGAGGAGTTGACCACGCCGTCGTAGCGGAACGGCGCGAACCCGTTGTCCAGGAAGGCCGAGAGCGGCGCGTCCACCACGTAGCGCGCGTCCGTGCCCGGGTGCGCCTCTTCGAAGTAGTCGAACTCGGTGTGCTGGGTGTCCGCCCAGCCCGCGAACAGGATGGTGTGCTTGTCCGAGAGCAGTATGTCGCCGGGCAGCATCGTGGCCGCCGGGATGGTGCGCGAGACCAGGTTGAGGTTCCCGGTCCAGAAATCGGTGTACTGATCCAGGTCCCAGGCCATCGAGACGTAGCCCGAGCAGTCCTGCCGGTAGGTGCCGTTGGCGTTCGTCCACCACGAGGTCTGGCTGTAGGGCACCTGCTGGGTCACCCACAGCTCGGCCCGGGTGATGATCTGCGCCCGGGTGATGGTGCCGGTCGGCAGCTGGTAGCCGGCGTCGCCCGGCGGCACCGAGGTGTAGTAGTAGCTCGAGCCGGTCGGCGAGACGGTGTACACCGGTATCGTCGGCGTCGAACTCGCGGGGGTCTTCGCCGGCGCGCCGCCCTTGCCCGTGTTCGTGGGCGTGGCGGACCGTGTCGCACTCGGCGTGGCCGACTGCGTAGCGCTCGGCGTGGCGGACCCGGACCGCGTCGCGCTCGGCGTGGGCGCCGTGCTGACCCCGGAGGGCGAGACCGTGGCCGACACCGTGGGGCACGGACTCGCGCTCACCGAGGCCGTCGCCGGCGTGCTCGGGTCGTTCGGCGCGCTCGCCCCGTCATCGCCGGACGGAGAACTCTCGGCGGAGCTCGAATCCGTCGCGCCGGCCGAGGCGGACGCGGTATCGGAGGGCGTTTCCGAAGTCCCGGCCGTAGGCGTGCTCGAGCAGGCCGGGGAAGAGGAATCGGCCAGCGCCGAGACCGGAAGCACGAGCGAGGTGCCGTAGACCAGCGAGCTCACGCCGACCGACACCGCGACCGCGGCCGCGGCCCGGCGGCCGCGTCCGACCCCTGATATACGGCTCGATGAGCCCTGATTCGACGCTTCGGTCACGGCTCCTCCAAGAAGCGTTGCGGGCGGGCAGATCTTGCCGCCCCCCAACCTAGCAACCGCGGCACCGGGATGGGACCGGTAGATCGGTAACACTCGGGAAATACCGTCCGAAGACACGCCACTAGCCAACCGGCGCGCGTCGCACTACGTTGCGATCGTGGCGCGCGCTGTGACGCGCCCCCGACCACCCCGGACGGTGCACGAGACGCGGGCAGGGCCGCGCCGGGACGCAGATTCCTCCATAGAGGCGGGAGCAGCCGGTGAGTGTCGGCGCCATGGGCGGTCCGTCGGCGGACCGATCACCGGCCGGGCTGAGCCCGGCCGAGAACTGGTCGGACGTGGTGATGGGACTGGACCTGCCACGGCTGACCAGGTACCTGACGGTGCGGCTGCCCGGCTCGATCCGACCACCGCTGCGCGCCATGCCGCTGCCCGGCGGCCGTTCCAACCTCAGCTACGAGCTCTGCGACGGCGACGGCCGGGTGCTGGTGCTGCGCCGCCCCCCGCTGCCGCTCGGCCCCGGCGGCCCGGTGCCGGTCCCGGCCACCCTGGCCACCCCGGCCCCGGAGACCAGCCGCTCGGACATCCGGCGCGAGTACCAGGTCATCAGGGCCCTGCATCAAGCGCACGGCCGGGCCGGCCGGGTCCCGGTGGCCGAGCCCTACCTGCTGTGCCAGGACGCGTCCGTGATCGGCGCGCCCTTCTTCGTCACCGCGAAGGCGGCCGGCACCGTCTACCGCTCGGAGAAGCAGTGCGCCGCGCTCAGCCCCAGCCAGGCCCGGGCCGTCTCGCACGGCCTGCTCGACGTGCTCGTCGCGCTGCACCAGGTCGACGTGCGCGCCGCCGGCCTCGCCGACTTCGCCCGCACCGACCAGTTCCTCATCCGCCAGGTGGACCGGTGGGACCGGCTGCACGCGGCCAGCGCCAGCCGGGAGGTGCCGCGGCTGGCCCGGCTGGCCGCCGCGCTGCGCGCCGGCGTCCCGGCCGGCGGCCGGATCTCGGTGCTGCACGGGGACTACCGGCTGGAGAACGTCGTGTTCGACCTCGCCTCCATCGGCCGGGTCAACGCCGTGCTCGACTGGGAGGCGGCCACCCTGGGCGACCCGCTGGTGGACCTCGGCCTGTTGCTGACCTTCTGGGAGGGACCGGACCAGCCGCTCAACCCGATCTCCTCGGCGCACACCCGCACCCGCGGCTTCCCGACCCGCCGTCAGCTCGCCGACCGCTACGCCACCCGCACCGGCTACGACTTGTCCCGGATCGGCTGGTATATAGCGCTCAACCACTACCGGGTGGCCGGACTGCTCGAGGTGCTGCACTACCGGGTCAACCACGGCCTGCCCGTGCCGCCCGGGCTGGAGCGGGCCGGCAGCTGGGTCGGCCCGCTGATCGAGGGCGGGCTGACCGCTCTGCGCGAGAACCTCTGAGCGCGCCGGGCGTCCGCGGTGAACCGTCTGCGCGCGGCGGTCGTGTCATGGAAGGGGGCGGCGGTCTGCGGCGGCGGACGTGGCCCGTGGCGGTCGCATACGGGGGCGGCGGTCTCCGGGCGGCGTCGGCCGTGCCCTGACACGCCGGGACGCGCCGTCCTGCCTGTTCCGGGCCCCGGCCGTGGCTAAGGTGGCCGCATGTCGGCGCGGGCGGCGTGTGAGACCGAGTCCGCGTGGACGACCCGGGTCTGGCGTGGGCTCGCGGAGGAGTGCGCCCGCGTCTTCGTCCCACCCGTCCGGGCGATCCGGTTCCGCGGCCTGCGGGCCGTCCCGCTGGCTCCGGCCTGCGCCGGCCTGATCGCCGCGTTCGCGGTGCTGCAGCACACCGGCCCCGGCTGGTGGCTGGTCGAGCACGTCGCAGCGGTCTACCAGGCGCTGCCGGTCTGGCTGATCGTGCTGCGGCTGCCGCTGTCCATGCTGGCCCCGGCGCCAGACCTGCCCGCCTGGGGCGCGGTGGCCCAGGTGCTGGTCGTGTTCGCGGTGGCCGAGGCCCAGTTGGGGCGTTGGCGCACTTTGCTGCTCGCGGTGTGCGCCAATGCGCTGACAACGCTCTCCGCGCGCCTGATGTGGGTGGCCGGCCAGACACTGGGCGTGGGCACGCCGCAGATCGACGCGTACGAGTTGGACACCGGCCCGTCCACCGTCGTGGTGGCCCTCTCGGTCTACGTGCTGCTCAGAGCCCGCGCCTGGCGGCTGCTCGCGGTCACGGCGCTGGCGATGGCGCTCGAGACGCTGCTCGCCCCGAACCTGGCCGGCCGTGAGCACCTCGTCGCCCTCGGTCTCGGCGCGGCCGCGTACGTTCTCGGCGACCGGATCCCGGTCGCCGTGCGTAACCGGCGCCGGCGCGCTTTCCTGTGATGCTTATCACATCTGACGGTGTTTCAAGGGGCATCACCCCAAGCCGGAGTCGACAACAAGGCCGATCTTGGAATATATACGAATACTGATCGCAAGGTCGGGCGGGCTCGGCCGGCCGATCTCGAGTTCGAAGATCGGAGCCGAAGCCGCCGTGACGCCAGAGCGCGCCATACCCAGACCTCGCACGGGCGCAGGTGCCGTGCCGGCCGTCCCGGCCACCCCCGCACCGGCGCTCGCGCCGCATCGGGACCGGGGCACGGTGGCGGTGATCCTCTTCCAGCACGGCCCGCTGTTCGAGAACTCGATCCCGCTGACCGTCTTCGGCGTGGACCGCCGCGGACACGGGCTGCCCTATTACCGGCTGCTGGCCTGCATGGGTGAAGCCGGCCCGTTGCCCACCACCGGCGGCATCCTGCTGGCTACCCCGTACGGCCTAGCCGCCGCCGAGGCCGCCGGCACGGTGATCGTGCCCGCCTGGCGCTCGCCCACCGACCGCCCGCCCGAGCCCGCCCTGGCCACGCTGCGCCGCGCCGCGAAGGAGGGCGCGCGCGTCCTCGGCCTGGACAGCGGTGTGTTCGTGCTGGCCGCGGCCGGGCTGCTGGACGGCCGCCCGTGCACCACGCACTGGCTCTACGCGCCCACCCTGGCCCGCCGCTTCCCGCGGGCCCAGGTGCTCCCGCGCGAACTGTGCGTGGACGACGGCGAGGTCGTCACCGGAGCCGGCGCCGCGGCCGGCATCGACGCCTGCCTGCAGGTGGTCCGCCGCGACCACGGCGCCCAAGCTGCCGCCCGGCTCGCCCGCAGGCTGGTCTTCCCGGCCGGCCGGCGCGGCGGCCAGACCCCCTACTTCGACAACGACGTCCCCGACGAGCTGCGCGGGGACCCGCTGGCCGACGCCATGACCTGGGCCCTGGACCACCTGACCGAACCGCTCGACGTGGACGCCATGGCCGCCCGGGCCGCGATGTCCCGTCGCTCCTTCGACCGCAAGTTCCGCCTCACCATCGGCGTCGCGCCGCTGCAGTGGCTCAACGCGCAGCGGGTGATGTACGCCCAGCGCATGCTCGAGTCCACCGACCTGGCGATGGATCAGATCGCCATCCGCAGCGGCTTCGGCTCCCTGGTGGCCATGCGCGGCCACTTCCGCCGCATGCTCTCCACCTCGCCGACCGCCTATCGCAGCGGCTTCCGCACCACCCCCGCCGTCCGCACCCGCGGACAGGGCCAGGACATGCCGGAGGCGCTGGACGGCGGCGATAGGCCGGACGGGTTGCAGTCCGTCGCCCAGGACGAACCGGAGGTCCTCCTTCCGGAGCAGCCGGCGCCCGGCTCCGACCAGGACCGCGAGGAGTACGGCGCCGTCCTCGGCTCCGCCGCCGGCGGCCGCGTGACCGGCCGGATCCCCGCTCCCGGCGAGCACCGCCGAGATCGTCTCGACCAGCCCGCGGTGGAGGGCTGAGCGTGCGGACCGGTAGCCTCGGTGGCATGAATGACCGGCTGGTGTGGATCGACTGCGAGATGACGGGCCTCGACCTGGCGCACGACGCGCTGATCGAGGTGGCCGCGCTGGTGACCGACTCGGATCTGAACATCCTCGGCGACGGCGTGGACGTGGTGATCAAGCCCCCGGCCGAAGCGCTCGCCCAGATGAAGGAGTTCGTCCGGGACATGCACGTCCACTCCGGCCTGCTCGCCGAGCTGGAGGGCGGCGTGAGCCTCGAGGAGGCCCAGCGCCTGGTGCTCGAGTACGTCCGCGCGCACGCCCCCGAGCCGAACAAGGCGCCGCTGGCCGGCAACACGATCGGCACCGACCGCGGCTTCCTCGCCCGCGACATGCCCGAGCTCGAGTCGCACCTGCACTACCGCGTGGTGGACGTCTCCTCGATCAAGGAGCTGGTGCGCCGCTGGTACCCCCGGGTCTACTTCCAGGCCCCCGCGAAGACCGGCAACCACCGCGCCCTCGGGGACATCAAGGACTCGATCGAGGAGCTGAAGTACTACCGGGCCACGGTGTTCGTCGCCCAGCCCGGCCCTACCTCCGAGGACGCCCGCGCCACCGCGACCCGCTTCGGGTCGGCCGGGAGCGGCGCCGGGACCGGGACGAACGGGAGCGGCGCGAGCGCCTGAGGCGGCGGGCTCCGGTTGGGTGGGCTCAGCTCAAGCGACTGAGCCACCTCGGCCGTCTGCCGTGGCTGCTTTCGGCTGATCGTTTGGTCGGTTGGGCCGGGGTGCGCTTCCCGGCCCCCCGGCCGTCGCAAGACTTCCGTTGCCGCCTCCCGGCTTCGGTGCGCCCCGACGGTCCGCCCCCGCCGCGACGCCGCCCCCTACCGCTTCCGTCCTTCGCCGTCTCCACATCCGCGCCCGCCGCAGTCGGCCTCCCCGTCCGTCCCCGCCTGGCCGCTCGCGCATCTCAGCCGGAAAAAGGGTGTCCGACCACCCTGTCGGAACCGCTACACTAGTGCGAGTGCTCAGGCGTCGTCAGGCGCCGGAGTCATGATGGTGGGCGTAGCTCAGTTGGTAGAGCATTTGGTTGTGGTCCAAAGGGTCGCGGGTTCGAGTCCCGTCGCTCACCCCATCTGTCAGGCCCCGGATCTGCGGAAACGCGAATCCGGGGCCTGATGCGTTTCCCGTCCGGTTCCGCCGGAGTCCCCCTGAGGTTCCTTCCGAGATGCGCCCGCCGCCGCGGGAATATACCCTACTGGGGTATGGTTGGAATGATCGTCTCGGTGAGCCGAAGACGCCGACCGCGGAAGGAGGCGGAAGATGCAGGGGACGCACGAAAGCGCAGCCGGCCACAGCCACGCGCACGGGTACAGCGACGCGAAGGACGACTACCTCAAGCGTTTGCGGCGGATAGAGGGGCAGGTCCGGGGCCTGCAGCGGATGATCGAGGAGGACAAGTACTGCATCGACATCCTGACTCAGGTCTCCGCGGCCAAGAGCGCCCTGGAGTCCGTGGCGCTGGGCCTGCTGCAGGAGCACCTCGCCCACTGCGTGTCCGAGGCCATGGCCGAAGGCGGCGAGGTGGCCGACGCCAAGGTCCGCGAGGCCTCGGCGGCCATCGCCCGTCTGGTCCGCTCATGACCCGCGCCGCCCCCGCGCGACTCATTGACGCCACCGCCACTTAGCCCCACCCACGACTTTCTCCCCTCCACGTCGCGCCGCCCCCATCGCCGCTCCATCCCCGTTTCTCTCACCCCCGTTTTCTCCACCCTCCACGAACGAGAGCGCGAATATGACTGACATCGAGATCACCGACGCCCCCGAGCCGGCCCCCGCCGCCAACGCCGACGTCCCCGCCGACAGCCCCGTCGTCACCGTCTACTCGGTCTTCGGCATGAACTGCGGCCACTGCGCCGGCGCCGTGACCCGCGAGCTCACCGCGATCCACGGCGTCACCGGCGTGAAGGTGGACCTCGGCGCCAAGAAGGTGACCGTCGGCTCGACCCGGCCGCTGTCCGAGGACGAAGTCCGCGCCGCCGTCGACGAGGCCGGATACGAGCTGGGCTGAGCCGGGTGGAATTCGGGTGGGTCCGGATGGACGCAGCGAGAGCGAAAGGTGCCCGCATGAGCCGCGTAGACGAGCGGATAGAACTCGAGATCACCGGCATGACGTGCGCCTCGTGCGCGGCCCGGATCGAGAAGCGGCTGAACCGGATCGAGGGCGTGACCGCCTCGGTGAACTACGCCACCGAGCGCGCCGCCGTCGCATACCCCCCGGAGGTGTCGCCGGGCCAGCTGATCGCAGCGGTCGAAGTAGTCGGCTACGGCGCCAGCACCCTCGCCGCGGTCTTCCCTACGCCCCCCGCAACTGCCGCCGCCGACTCCATTCCCCTCGCCGACGCCCCCGCTTCGCCCTCGCCGACGTCCGCTGCGTCGATCGCGCCCACTCCGTCGGCGCCCCCCGCTACCGCCGCGTCCGCACCCTCCGCCGACGCTTCCGCGCCCTCCGCGCAGGCCTCTGCCGTGGCTCCTTCCCCCGCGCCGACGTCTGCTGCGGCATCTTCCGCCGCCTCCACCCTGCGGCGTCGCGTCACCATCTCCGCCTCGTTAGCGGTCCCCGTCCTTCTCCTCGCCATGGTCCCCGTGCTCCAATTCCGCGGCTGGCAGTGGCTTTCCCTCGCTCTCGCCACGCCCGTCGTCGCATGGGGCGGCTGGCCGCTGCACCGCGCCGCCTGGCGCAACCTCAAGCACGGCGCCGCGACGATGGACACCCTCGTCTCGCTCGGCACCATCGCCGCCTACGGCTGGTCCCTCTACGCCCTGATCTTCGGTAGCGCCGGCGAGCTCGGCATGCGGATGAGCTTCTCGCTGACCGCGTCGGGCGATGGCAACCAGGACGTCTATCTCGAGGTAGCCAGCGCCGTCACCGTCTTCATCCTGCTCGGCCGCTACCTCGAAGAACGTGCCAAGCGCAGTTCGGGCGCTGCGATGCGCGCGCTGCTCGAGCTCGGCGCCAAGCAGGCCGTAGTGCTGGGCGCGGATGGGGTCGAACGTCCGGTGGCGATCGAGCAGCTGCAGGTCGGCGAGCTGTTCGTCGTGCGGCCGGGGGAGAAGATCGCCACCGACGGCGAGGTCGTCGACGGTCAGTCCGCCGTCGACGCGTCGATGCTCACCGGCGAATCCGTGCCGATCGAGGTCGGCCCCGGCACGCAGGTCAGCGGCGGCACCGTGAACAGCGGAGGCCGGCTGGTCGTGCGCGCCACCCGGGTCGGCGCTGACACGCGCCTCGCTCAGATCGCTCGCCTCGTCGTGCAGGCGCAGACGGGCAAGGCGGCAGTGCAGCGCCTCGCGGACCGCGTCGCCGGGATCTTCGTGCCCGTGGTCATCGTCCTCGCCCTCGCCACGCTGGCACTCTGGCTGATCGCCGGCGGCAACACGGCGCACGCCTTCACAGCTGCTGTCGCCGTGCTGATCATCGCGTGCCCCTGCGCCCTCGGTCTGGCCACCCCGACCGCCCTGCTCGTCGGAACCGGCCGCGGCGCGCAACTCGGCCTGCTGATCAAGGGCCCAGAGGTGCTCGAGTCGACCCGCAAGGTGGACACGATCGTCCTCGACAAGACCGGCACCGTGACGACCGGTCAGATGACCCTGCTCGAGGTCCACGCCACCGGCCCCGCCAGCGCCAGCTTCGCCGCCGAGGCAATGCCCGCCGCCGTCGATGCGGCCGGCTCCGTGCAAGCCGCCCCCGCAGCCGCCCCACACCAGCTCGCCCTCGGCTCACCCGTCGACTCGTCGTCCTCCGCTCTGTCATCCCTGGACGCACCAGCCGCCGAAGTGCTCCGCCTCGCCGGCGCCGTCGAGCATCACGCCGAGCACCCCATCGCCCGCGCGATCGCCCTCGCCGCAGCTACGGCCACAGCTACCGCCCCCCGCCCCGCCGTCTCCGACTTCCGTGCCACGCCTGGCCTCGGCGTCACCGGCATGGTCGAGGACCGCGCCGTCGTCGTCGGCAGCCCCGCCTACATCGAACGCGAGTGGTCGCTGCCCCTCCCTGCCGACCTCGCGTCCGCCGCCACCGCCGCCACCGAACTCGGCCGCACCGCCGTCGCGGTCGCATGGGATGGCAAGGTCCACGGACTGCTCGTCGTCGCCGACGCGGTGAAGCCCGGCGCGCGGGCAGCCGTCGCGGGTCTGCGCGCACTCGGGCTCGAGCCGATGCTGCTCACCGGAGACAACGCCGCCGTAGCCAAGGCGGTGGCCGACCAGGTGGGCATCCCGCAGGAGTCTGTGATCGCCGAGGTCATGCCGGAGGCCAAGGCCGAAGCCGTCCGCGCCCTCCAAGCCCGCGGCCGCGTAGTCGCCATGGCCGGCGACGGCGTCAACGACGCCGCTGCTCTAGCCACGGCCGACCTGGGCCTGTCCATGGGCACCGGCACCGACGCCGCCATCGAGGCCGCCGACCTCACCCTCGTGCGCACCGCCGCCGACGGCTCCGGCGTCGACCTCACCGCCGCCGTGGACGCGATCCGCCTCGCCCGCCGCACTCTGGCGACCATCAAGGGCAACCTGTTCTGGGCCTTCGCCTACAACCTGGCCGCCATCCCCCTCGCCGCCGCCGGCCTGCTCAACCCCCTCATCGCCGGCGCCGCCATGGCAGCCTCCTCCCTCTTCGTCGTCTCCAATTCCCTGCGCCTGCGCGCCTTCCACCCCGCCCCGCCGCCCCCGCCCACCCCCTCCCGCCGCCCCCGCCCCTAATCGATTTCTGCTCCCGGCCGATCTGCGGTACTGTCGGATCCGCAGCAGCGAGCCCCCCGGCCGGTGAAAACGTCCGTCGGCGCTCAACAACTCAACACCAGCGCCGTTAGCTCAATAGGCAGAGCAGCTGACTCTTAATCAGCGGGTTCGGGGTTCAAGTCCCTGACGGCGCACAGTAACCGTACGGCCAGGTCGTGACCCACGACCTGGCCGTTTCGCATCCACCCCTTGACCCCGCCGCGTCGTCCAATGACCCGCCGTCACCCTCCCGGGCGACCCGTTGCGAGCGGATTGCGAGTGGATGCGGATTTTCGGGCCCCAAAGCGTGCCATCGAACCCTGATTTGTATAGTGGCGATTCGAGTATTGGCCATTACATATCGGGCGGTGTCACCGGATGCTCTGCCGTACGCCGTGGGTGTCGCATCTTCCCCTAGTGTCCGCTGATACCCGGGCGGAGTGTGTCGTCCGGGTTCGACGGCACGACGCTGGACGTCGCGAACAAGCAACGTGCCGTTCTTCAGTCCGGCCAGACCCGGCCGCGCTTGCGCCATCTCACTTCAGCGAGGCCGTCGAGGTAGTCGAGACGTTCTGTGTCGGTGGCCGCGACGCAGATATGGACTACGGCGGGATCCTTTCGCGGGCCCGCCTCTGCGCTGGTCCGGTAGGTAACTTCCGCGAGTATCCGGTCGCCGAGGTGGATGTCGGAGGTGTAAGCACCGGGCCAGCCCCACCCGCCGAAGCCCACTCGACTCAGTGGCGCGAGCAGCTCGTCAAGATGCTCATCCGGAAACCTGTCGGCCCACAACTGGACGGCTCCGCCATATACCGCCTCGCTCAGTGCGTTGTGGACGAGGAACTCTGGCATCCTCTCCGCGACCTCGGTCCAGCCGTCGTAGAGCTCGCGCTCGTACACGATGTCTGGGTCATCGAGATCGAAGGCCCAGAGCCAGTCCGCGGTCGGGTCGGTCATGAAGATGACCGCCTTGCCGGTCGCAACGATCTGCTCTGGCCGGTAGAGGTTGTTTCCAAACTGATAGCGGCGCGTCCACTGGGATTCGAACTCGAACCAGTCGAGGAGCGGTCGAGGGAGCCACTTGAACTCCGCTTCCACGCGTCGCGGCGCGGTGTCGGGGCTTCCTCGCCAGCGCACGAGGAAGTCGTGGAAGTCGATGGTTGCTGGGTCGACCACGCGCTCCATATGTTTCTCCCCGATCTGCTTGCCGTCGCGCAGGGCAGCCTAGGGGCTACGGCCTCATGAGGGTCGGCTCGGCAGGAGTTTTCCGCGCTTGTTATCGCGTGCACCGCGGCTATCATCGAGTACGCATAGTCACTTCAGGGGAGCGGGCGATGGACGGCGAGATACAGCTGATCAGTGACGGCGATGGGCTGGCGGTCATCGGGAGTGCGAGGGATGTCGAGCTCTTCCTCATCTCGGAGGGATTGCCGTCGAGAGAGCTCGGCTTGAAGCGGCTCAAGTCGATCGTCGAGACCGGTGCCGTGGCCGCGCAGACGGGTTCCCAGATCGCCGCCGACTCGGGTCGCTGGGTGAAGCTGACGGAGGAGTCGGCGCGGGCTATCAAGAAGCATGGGCTGCGGGAAAGCTCGAAGACTGGCCTGAGTACCGGCGTGGTGAAGGGGCCCAAGGGCAAGGGCCAGATCGGTGGATTCGTCGAGTTCGCGAAGGATCCCCGAACCCTTCTGACGAACCCGTCGGTACTTGCCGGTGCTGCGGGGATCATGGCCCAGGCTGCAATGCAACAGAGCATGGATGAGATCACCGACTATCTGGCCGCGATCGACGAGAAAGTCGACGACGTGCTGCGCGCCCAGAAGGACGCCGTGTTGGCGCGCATGATCGGCGTGGGCTTCGTCATCGAGGAGTCCATGACCCTCCGGAACAGCCGCGGCAGGGTCGACGAGGTGACGTGGTCCAAGGTGCAGTCCGCACCGGCCACGATCGCGGAAACCCAGGCGTACTCGCTGCGCCAGCTTGACGCCATCGCTGAGAAGCTCGAGAACAAGGCCAACATCGGCGATCTCGCCAAGGCCGCTAAGGACGCGGAGGTAGCGGTTCGGGATTGGCTCGCTGTT
This genomic window from Actinospica robiniae DSM 44927 contains:
- a CDS encoding helix-turn-helix domain-containing protein; this translates as MPAVPATPAPALAPHRDRGTVAVILFQHGPLFENSIPLTVFGVDRRGHGLPYYRLLACMGEAGPLPTTGGILLATPYGLAAAEAAGTVIVPAWRSPTDRPPEPALATLRRAAKEGARVLGLDSGVFVLAAAGLLDGRPCTTHWLYAPTLARRFPRAQVLPRELCVDDGEVVTGAGAAAGIDACLQVVRRDHGAQAAARLARRLVFPAGRRGGQTPYFDNDVPDELRGDPLADAMTWALDHLTEPLDVDAMAARAAMSRRSFDRKFRLTIGVAPLQWLNAQRVMYAQRMLESTDLAMDQIAIRSGFGSLVAMRGHFRRMLSTSPTAYRSGFRTTPAVRTRGQGQDMPEALDGGDRPDGLQSVAQDEPEVLLPEQPAPGSDQDREEYGAVLGSAAGGRVTGRIPAPGEHRRDRLDQPAVEG
- a CDS encoding metal-sensitive transcriptional regulator; the encoded protein is MQGTHESAAGHSHAHGYSDAKDDYLKRLRRIEGQVRGLQRMIEEDKYCIDILTQVSAAKSALESVALGLLQEHLAHCVSEAMAEGGEVADAKVREASAAIARLVRS
- a CDS encoding phosphotransferase family protein, with product MSVGAMGGPSADRSPAGLSPAENWSDVVMGLDLPRLTRYLTVRLPGSIRPPLRAMPLPGGRSNLSYELCDGDGRVLVLRRPPLPLGPGGPVPVPATLATPAPETSRSDIRREYQVIRALHQAHGRAGRVPVAEPYLLCQDASVIGAPFFVTAKAAGTVYRSEKQCAALSPSQARAVSHGLLDVLVALHQVDVRAAGLADFARTDQFLIRQVDRWDRLHAASASREVPRLARLAAALRAGVPAGGRISVLHGDYRLENVVFDLASIGRVNAVLDWEAATLGDPLVDLGLLLTFWEGPDQPLNPISSAHTRTRGFPTRRQLADRYATRTGYDLSRIGWYIALNHYRVAGLLEVLHYRVNHGLPVPPGLERAGSWVGPLIEGGLTALRENL
- a CDS encoding heavy-metal-associated domain-containing protein, which gives rise to MTDIEITDAPEPAPAANADVPADSPVVTVYSVFGMNCGHCAGAVTRELTAIHGVTGVKVDLGAKKVTVGSTRPLSEDEVRAAVDEAGYELG
- the orn gene encoding oligoribonuclease codes for the protein MNDRLVWIDCEMTGLDLAHDALIEVAALVTDSDLNILGDGVDVVIKPPAEALAQMKEFVRDMHVHSGLLAELEGGVSLEEAQRLVLEYVRAHAPEPNKAPLAGNTIGTDRGFLARDMPELESHLHYRVVDVSSIKELVRRWYPRVYFQAPAKTGNHRALGDIKDSIEELKYYRATVFVAQPGPTSEDARATATRFGSAGSGAGTGTNGSGASA
- a CDS encoding glycoside hydrolase family 18 protein; the protein is MRTLRMRTLLVAAATVAATALPSAAAQASSGPAHSTGNGKVAIGFFTQWSIYSGFLEKNLISDGAASKLTEINYAFSSVSADGLCTSGDSWADYQRPFSADEAVNGVADTSTQALAGNFNQLKELKAKYPNLKIVMSIGGWSWSNQFSALASTAAGRQAFVDSCVDQYLNGNIPGLAPGAAKGIFDGIDLDWEYPNEVGNNNPYGPQDTPDFTALMQTFRTSMDQAGKANGEHYVLTADVSPNQYTNAQQLQLAPVAKTADWLNVMTVDFHGGWENQTDFTQNLLPDPKDPQASNDKFSIVQTVQYYESHGVPADKIALEIPYYAHAWAGVSATNNGLYQPATGAAASDQEGYKAVVDAPGTVHYDPVTASVWKYDPASQTFYSYDNPTTIAEKGLYIDLAGLRGASVWSLDGDTSNGALTQALSASLL